The following coding sequences lie in one Oncorhynchus nerka isolate Pitt River linkage group LG14, Oner_Uvic_2.0, whole genome shotgun sequence genomic window:
- the LOC115140906 gene encoding leucine-rich repeat-containing protein 15-like — protein MSLVCVQLGLFVFWIFGSWGWLSNKCILYEKVNYWMYIHANCPSMIGFTASCWDIYDLKVNLSVVPSNYQTLCLEIRSGYVMQSGALSRFYALERLHLEGFLPTILHGTFKGLSSVKTLSLNCKGMIQCNNASLLSNTFRNLTNLEEFSIDDCMLSVMALDVFGGISLLKKLTVNRCCARELSDLLCRIVNMSQSITSLTFKSEEIVILRPPNCSDTKGAVLELPHFYRLQEVRFSFPNAHHLEKGAFKCFENITDLSVPIVDEPQTQLLQSGIKRLQAFDFYNKCISFESVCETVFKLSITEINVRNYKFWNTTSAVRNCQGIKKIHLNHYEHDHDAINLSLIHDLKNLVDLGVFLMHSREVEISMLCDIQKDPVLWLKKLCLLSFQITNITSEQFGCLKNLKQLILSGNQITTVADFTFKELAKLRFLDLRNNKISQITENSFFGLHGLETLILELNPLETIEALAFIHLTLLKHICLGDFQPLPSELESSVNVNLTHIFGVFPQGLMHMNISSMWYTLNIIIGSNSIPKPGVSLQLSATTVFFQDCWRPFLQSVVSLTAITERLLCGSHFAARYFTSLQYFGFNSVLSAEFVDMTDLNTLVEMRYLFIHLLNGRVRTNSCIVSKVYYKLD, from the coding sequence ATGAGCCTGGTCTGTGTTCAGTTGGGACTATTTGTATTTTGGATCTTTGGTTCCTGGGGTTGGCTGAGTAACAAATGTATCCTCTATGAGAAGGTGAATTACTGGATGTACATTCACGCTAACTGCCCAAGCATGATCGGCTTCACTGCCAGTTGCTGGGATATATATGACCTCAAAGTCAACCTCTCTGTTGTTCCATCAAACTACCAGACCCTCTGTCTCGAGATCAGGAGTGGATACGTAATGCAATCTGGCGCTCTCTCTCGATTCTATGCTCTTGAGAGACTTCACCTAGAGGGGTTTCTACCCACAATTCTCCATGGCACCTTCAAGGGACTGTCCAGTGTAAAGACACTCTCTCTGAACTGTAAGGGGATGATACAGTGTAACAATGCATCACTTCTATCCAACACTTTCAGGAACCTGACTAATCTGGAAGAATTTTCCATTGACGATTGCATGCTTTCTGTGATGGCACTGGACGTATTTGGAGGGATCTCGCTATTGAAGAAACTCACAGTCAACAGATGTTGTGCACGGGAGCTATCTGATTTGCTATGCAGGATAGTTAATATGTCACAGTCAATAACAAGCCTGACATTTAAGTCAGAGGAGATAGTCATTTTGAGGCCCCCAAACTGCTCTGACACCAAAGGAGCTGTTCTTGAGCTTCCTCATTTCTATCGTCTTCAAGAGGTGAGATTTTCATTCCCTAACGCTCATCACTTAGAAAAAGGTGCATTCAAATGCTTTGAAAACATCACAGATCTCTCTGTGCCTATAGTTGATGAGCCACAGACACAGCTTCTGCAGTCTGGCATCAAAAGACTGCAGGCATTTGATTTTTACAACAAATGCATTTCCTTTGAGTCAGTTTGTGAAACAGTATTCAAACTCTCAATCACAGAAATTAATGTAAGAAATTATAAATTCTGGAACACCACATCTGCTGTGAGAAACTGCCAGGGGATAAAGAAGATTCATTTAAATCATTATGAACATGATCATGATGCAATTAACTTGAGTTTGATCCATGATTTGAAGAATCTCGTTGATTTGGGTGTTTTCCTTATGCACTCGAGGGAAGTTGAAATCAGTATGCTTTGTGACATTCAAAAGGATCCCGTTCTGTGGCTGAAAAAACTGTGCCTGTTAAGCTTTCAAATCACAAACATCACCTCAGAGCAGTTTGGTTGCTTGAAGAATCTGAAACAGCTGATTTTGTCAGGAAATCAGATTACCACTGTTGCAGACTTTACATTTAAGGAACTAGCTAAATTGAGGTTCTTAGACCTACGGAATAACAAGATCTCTCAGATAACAGAGAACAGTTTCTTTGGCCTGCATGGCTTGGAAACCCTAATTCTGGAACTAAACCCACTTGAAACGATTGAAGCACTTGCCTTCATCCACCTCACTTTGCTGAAGCACATCTGTTTAGGGGACTTTCAACCTTTGCCTAGTGAGTTGGAGAGTAGCGTGAATGTGAATCTGACACACATATTTGGTGTGTTCCCTCAAGGGTTAATGCACATGAACATTTCTTCCATGTGGtacaccctcaacatcatcatcGGCAGCAACAGCATCCCAAAACCAGGGGTTTCCCTTCAGCTCAGTGCCACAACTGTATTCTTCCAGGACTGCTGGAGACCGTTTCTCCAGTCCGTCGTCAGCCTCACAGCCATAACAGAACGCCTCCTGTGTGGGTCTCATTTTGCAGCAAGATACTTCACCTCCCTACAGTACTTTGGCTTCAATTCTGTGCTGTCAGCTGAATTTGTGGACATGACTGACCTGAACACACTTGTGGAGATGAGGTATCTATTTATCCATTTACTTAACGGTAGAGTGAGGACAAACAGCTGTATAGTTTCAAAAGTATACTATAAATTAGATTAA
- the LOC115140908 gene encoding gamma-glutamylcyclotransferase-like, whose protein sequence is MDDNIEIHTFLYFAYGSNLLKERLQLKNPSASIHCVARLKDYKLIFGNYKGLASDRWHGGVATIENSPADEVWGVVWRMNVADLESLDSQENVRLGAYSPVEVNVKTRGQELNCRTYIMNSCIYAPPSPQYLKVILMGAEQNGLPKNYQEKLRSIETNKYEGPLPVMAELERIMKRAKERANHRSDA, encoded by the exons atGGATGACAACATAGAAATCCACACCTTCCTGTACTTTGCCTACGGCAGCAACCTACTGAAGGAAAGGCTCCAGCTCAAGAACCCCTCCGCTTCCATCCACTGTGTGGCCAGGCTCAAG gaCTACAAGCTGATATTTGGGAACTACAAGGGTCTGGCCAGTGACCGCTGGCATGGGGGTGTGGCGACCATTGAGAACAGCCCAGCGGACGAGGTGTGGGGAGTGGTATGGAGGATGAACGTGGCCGACCTCGAGTCTCTAGACAG ccagGAGAACGTGAGACTAGGGGCCTACAGCcctgtggaggtgaatgtgaagACTCGGGGCCAAGAGCTCAACTGTCGCACCTACATCATGAACAGCTGTATTTACGCTCCACCGTCTCCACAGTACCTCAAG GTGATTTTAATGGGGGCGGAGCAGAATGGCTTGCCGAAGAACTACCAGGAGAAGCTGAGGTCCATCGAGACCAACAAGTATGAGGGCCCACTGCCTGTCATGGCTGAGCTGGAGCGGATTATGAAAAGAGCTAAGGAGAGAGCCAATCACCGATCTGACGCTTAA